Proteins encoded together in one Sinorhizobium meliloti window:
- a CDS encoding DUF1345 domain-containing protein — MDRKAGLRHWPFYLALTGGLVSLPIGFAFFRAEAIEVAAILFFLIYLSITALRLPKLTGSYLQANARDTGEPEPIIFLVTLVAAATSLVALFLALNRAGGGGAVGLSIAFAAVALGWATIHTMAALHYAHLYWLADRNDPASNPAARGLAFPETDSPGGYDFLYFAFVIGMTAQTSDVAITTTAMRRVNLMHAIVSFFFNTVLVAAAVNAAVQLAGATP; from the coding sequence ATGGATCGGAAGGCAGGCCTGCGGCACTGGCCGTTCTATCTCGCCCTGACGGGCGGGTTGGTCAGCCTGCCCATCGGTTTTGCATTCTTCCGCGCAGAAGCAATCGAGGTCGCGGCCATCCTCTTTTTCCTTATCTATCTGTCGATCACGGCTTTGCGGCTTCCCAAACTTACCGGCAGTTATCTCCAGGCCAATGCGCGCGACACGGGTGAGCCGGAGCCAATCATCTTCCTGGTGACGCTCGTTGCCGCGGCGACGTCGCTGGTGGCTCTGTTCCTCGCGCTGAACCGCGCCGGGGGCGGCGGCGCTGTGGGGCTGTCCATCGCCTTCGCAGCGGTTGCGCTCGGCTGGGCGACGATCCACACCATGGCGGCGCTGCATTATGCTCATCTTTATTGGCTTGCCGACCGCAATGATCCCGCCAGCAATCCCGCAGCGCGCGGTCTTGCATTCCCGGAGACCGACAGTCCCGGCGGATACGATTTCCTCTATTTCGCCTTCGTCATCGGGATGACGGCGCAGACGTCGGATGTCGCCATCACGACAACGGCGATGCGCCGCGTGAACCTGATGCACGCTATCGTCTCGTTCTTCTTCAACACGGTGCTCGTCGCCGCCGCCGTCAATGCCGCGGTTCAGCTTGCGGGCGCCACCCCATGA
- a CDS encoding YaiI/YqxD family protein → MIYVDADACPVKPEILKVAERHGLEVTFVANSGLRPSRDPMVRNVIVSAGFDAADDWIAERARDGDIVVTADVPLAVRCVGAGALVTGPTGRVFDETNIGMASAMRDLSAHLRETGESKGYNAALTSRDRSAFLETLDRLCRRVKR, encoded by the coding sequence ATGATCTATGTCGATGCCGATGCGTGCCCGGTAAAGCCGGAAATCCTGAAGGTGGCCGAGCGCCATGGCCTGGAGGTGACCTTCGTCGCCAATTCCGGCCTGCGTCCCTCGCGCGATCCGATGGTTCGCAACGTCATCGTATCGGCCGGTTTCGACGCAGCGGATGATTGGATCGCCGAACGCGCCAGGGACGGCGACATCGTCGTCACTGCCGACGTGCCGCTTGCCGTGCGCTGTGTCGGCGCCGGAGCGCTCGTCACCGGGCCGACCGGGCGCGTCTTCGACGAGACCAACATCGGCATGGCATCCGCGATGCGCGATCTCTCGGCCCATCTCAGGGAGACCGGGGAAAGCAAAGGCTATAACGCCGCCCTCACCTCCCGCGACCGCTCCGCTTTTCTCGAAACGCTTGACCGACTCTGCCGACGGGTAAAAAGGTAG
- the crcB gene encoding fluoride efflux transporter CrcB — protein MNHILLVGAGGALGSVLRYLVGLWMLQRAGPVFPWGTLFVNVTGSFLIGFLAQFIMHKMGASPEIRVFLITGVLGGYTTFSAFSLDAITLLEHGQTMSGLAYIAASVGLSILAVFAGLALMRAMV, from the coding sequence ATGAACCATATCCTCCTCGTCGGTGCCGGCGGCGCCCTTGGCTCCGTCCTGCGCTACCTCGTCGGCCTCTGGATGCTGCAGCGCGCCGGACCCGTCTTTCCCTGGGGGACGCTGTTCGTGAACGTTACGGGTTCCTTTCTGATCGGTTTTCTGGCGCAGTTCATCATGCATAAGATGGGAGCCTCGCCGGAAATACGCGTGTTCCTGATCACCGGCGTGCTGGGGGGCTACACGACGTTCTCGGCCTTTTCGCTCGACGCGATCACCCTTCTGGAACACGGGCAGACGATGAGTGGCCTCGCCTATATCGCGGCGAGCGTCGGTCTTTCGATACTTGCCGTGTTCGCCGGGCTGGCCCTGATGCGCGCAATGGTCTAA
- the sugE gene encoding quaternary ammonium compound efflux SMR transporter SugE, whose amino-acid sequence MAWFTLLLAGILEIGWAIGLKYTDGFTRFTPTVLTVGSMILSVVLLGIAVRSLPLGTAYAVWTGIGTVGTVILGIILFAEPATAMRLGCIGLIVAGIAGLKLVG is encoded by the coding sequence ATGGCCTGGTTCACGCTGTTGCTCGCCGGAATTCTCGAAATCGGCTGGGCGATCGGTCTCAAATACACGGATGGATTTACGCGGTTCACGCCGACTGTGCTGACGGTCGGGTCGATGATCCTGAGCGTCGTTCTGCTCGGAATAGCGGTGCGTTCGCTGCCGCTCGGCACGGCCTATGCCGTGTGGACCGGGATCGGCACCGTCGGTACCGTCATTCTCGGCATCATCCTGTTCGCAGAGCCCGCAACGGCGATGCGCCTCGGCTGCATCGGCCTCATCGTCGCGGGCATCGCCGGTCTGAAGCTCGTCGGCTGA
- the lipB gene encoding lipoyl(octanoyl) transferase LipB, translated as MYRPEKISIRKVPMQREDLIQSMFAPPDAPPVRWRIAPSLVEYPEAVETMEREAAAIADGTADELVWLVEHPPLFTAGTSANAADLVMPDMLPVFATGRGGEYTYHGPGQRVVYVMLDLKRRRQDVRGFVAALESVIIATLDSMNVKGERREDRVGVWVRRPEKPPLMDGTMAEDKIAAIGIRLRKWVSFHGLSLNVDPDLEHFGGIVPCGIRGYGVTSLVDLGLPVMMADVDIRLREAFERVFGPTRIENE; from the coding sequence ATGTACAGGCCGGAAAAAATCAGTATTCGCAAGGTTCCCATGCAACGCGAAGATCTTATCCAGAGCATGTTCGCTCCGCCGGATGCACCGCCGGTGCGGTGGCGCATTGCGCCTTCCCTCGTGGAATATCCAGAAGCCGTCGAGACGATGGAGCGCGAAGCCGCCGCGATCGCGGACGGCACCGCCGACGAGCTGGTCTGGCTGGTCGAGCACCCGCCGCTGTTCACCGCGGGAACCAGCGCCAACGCCGCCGACCTCGTGATGCCGGATATGCTCCCGGTTTTTGCCACCGGAAGAGGCGGCGAATACACCTATCACGGTCCCGGGCAGCGGGTCGTCTACGTCATGCTCGACTTGAAGCGCAGACGCCAGGACGTCCGCGGATTTGTCGCCGCACTCGAGAGCGTCATCATCGCCACGCTCGATTCCATGAACGTCAAGGGCGAACGCCGTGAAGATCGTGTCGGCGTCTGGGTGCGCCGCCCGGAAAAGCCGCCGCTCATGGACGGCACGATGGCGGAGGACAAGATAGCGGCAATCGGCATTCGCTTGCGCAAATGGGTGAGCTTTCACGGATTGTCGTTGAACGTCGATCCGGACCTTGAGCATTTCGGGGGCATCGTGCCTTGCGGCATTCGCGGCTATGGTGTCACCAGCCTCGTCGATCTCGGTCTGCCCGTCATGATGGCCGACGTCGATATCAGGCTGAGGGAGGCCTTCGAAAGGGTCTTCGGCCCGACCCGCATCGAGAACGAATAG
- a CDS encoding helix-turn-helix domain-containing protein gives MLLSTENAIARLRETGDGDTLGGRIWRARDATGLSTKELASKLGVRSDTISSWERDRAEPRANRLFMLAGVLGVTPAWLMAGIGRAPDDNAGDASGDELRKQLDLVKKLHDQTAEAISALEMEFDRLNQDVR, from the coding sequence ATGCTGTTATCAACCGAGAATGCGATTGCACGTCTGCGTGAGACAGGAGACGGCGATACGCTGGGCGGTCGTATCTGGAGAGCGCGTGACGCGACGGGACTCTCTACGAAGGAGCTTGCCAGCAAGCTCGGTGTCCGCAGCGACACCATTTCCTCCTGGGAACGCGATCGCGCCGAGCCACGGGCCAATCGCCTGTTCATGCTGGCCGGCGTGCTTGGCGTGACGCCCGCCTGGCTGATGGCCGGTATCGGACGCGCACCGGATGATAACGCCGGAGATGCTTCGGGGGACGAACTTCGCAAGCAGCTGGATCTCGTAAAGAAGCTGCACGATCAAACCGCCGAGGCCATTTCGGCACTCGAGATGGAATTCGACCGCCTGAACCAGGACGTTCGGTGA
- a CDS encoding S-(hydroxymethyl)glutathione dehydrogenase/class III alcohol dehydrogenase, whose product MDVRAAVALEAGKPLEVMTVQLEGPRAGEVLVEVKATGICHTDDFTLSGADPEGLFPAILGHEGAGIVVDVGPGVTSVKKGDHVIPLYTPECRSCPSCLSRKTNLCTAIRPTQGQGLMPDGSSRFSINGDKVHHYMGCSTFSNFTVLPEIALAKVNPDAPFDKICYIGCGVTTGIGAVINTAKVEIGATAIVFGLGGIGLNVIQGLRLAGADMIIGVDLNNDKKPWGEKFGMTHFVNPKEVGDDIVPYLVNLTKRGADQIGGADYTFDCTGNTKVMRQALEASHRGWGKSVIIGVAGAGQEIATRPFQLVTGRTWMGTAFGGARGRTDVPKIVDWYMEGKIEIDPMITHTMPLEDINKGFELMHSGESIRSVVVY is encoded by the coding sequence ATGGACGTACGCGCCGCCGTGGCCCTGGAAGCCGGCAAGCCGCTGGAGGTCATGACCGTGCAGCTCGAAGGCCCTCGGGCCGGCGAGGTGCTGGTCGAGGTGAAGGCGACCGGCATCTGCCATACCGACGATTTCACGCTGTCGGGGGCCGATCCGGAGGGGCTGTTCCCGGCGATCCTCGGTCATGAGGGCGCCGGCATCGTCGTCGATGTCGGCCCCGGCGTCACCTCGGTGAAGAAGGGCGACCACGTCATCCCGCTCTATACGCCGGAATGCCGCTCCTGCCCCTCCTGCCTCAGCCGCAAGACCAATCTCTGCACCGCCATCCGCCCCACCCAGGGGCAAGGGCTGATGCCGGACGGCAGCTCGCGGTTCTCGATCAACGGCGATAAGGTCCACCACTATATGGGCTGCTCGACCTTTTCGAACTTCACCGTGCTGCCGGAGATCGCGCTCGCCAAGGTCAATCCGGACGCTCCCTTCGACAAGATCTGCTATATCGGCTGCGGCGTCACCACCGGCATCGGCGCGGTGATCAACACCGCCAAGGTCGAGATCGGCGCCACCGCCATCGTCTTCGGTCTCGGCGGCATCGGGCTCAACGTCATCCAGGGGCTTCGCCTTGCCGGCGCCGACATGATCATCGGCGTCGACCTCAACAACGACAAGAAGCCCTGGGGCGAAAAGTTCGGCATGACCCACTTCGTCAATCCGAAGGAGGTGGGCGACGACATCGTGCCCTATCTCGTCAACCTGACGAAGCGCGGTGCCGACCAGATCGGCGGCGCCGACTACACCTTCGACTGCACCGGCAACACCAAGGTCATGCGCCAGGCGCTCGAAGCCTCGCATCGCGGCTGGGGCAAGTCGGTGATCATCGGCGTCGCCGGCGCCGGCCAGGAGATTGCCACCAGGCCTTTCCAGCTCGTCACCGGCCGCACCTGGATGGGCACCGCCTTCGGCGGCGCGCGCGGGCGCACCGACGTGCCGAAGATCGTCGATTGGTACATGGAGGGCAAGATCGAGATCGATCCGATGATCACCCACACCATGCCGCTCGAGGACATCAACAAGGGTTTCGAGCTCATGCATTCCGGCGAGAGCATTCGCTCTGTCGTTGTCTACTGA
- a CDS encoding HAD-IA family hydrolase, which translates to MKLVLFDCDGTLVDSAGLIHEVMARTFEAFDLDRPTSDATKAIIGLTLDIAIARLMGQEHVDDRATAMTAHYKSIFASVRGEPGCSEALFPGIAEMMQTLAARDELLIGAVTGKSRRGLTHIAAMHGFDKIFFVSRTADDCPSKPHPAMVTECCEQAGVDPRDTIVIGDAIYDMQMAKAAGADALGVAWGYASVPELMAYGADHIVRVPADIIEWMDYSHA; encoded by the coding sequence ATGAAGCTCGTCCTTTTCGATTGCGACGGAACGCTCGTCGACAGCGCGGGACTGATCCATGAGGTGATGGCCCGCACCTTCGAGGCCTTCGATCTGGATCGCCCGACATCGGACGCGACCAAGGCGATCATCGGCCTCACTCTCGATATCGCCATTGCCCGGCTCATGGGGCAGGAACACGTCGACGACCGGGCGACCGCAATGACGGCGCATTACAAATCTATATTCGCCTCGGTACGAGGCGAACCCGGCTGCAGCGAAGCGCTGTTTCCGGGCATTGCGGAGATGATGCAGACTCTGGCCGCACGCGACGAACTGCTGATCGGTGCCGTCACCGGCAAATCGAGGCGAGGTCTGACGCATATCGCGGCGATGCATGGATTCGACAAGATTTTCTTCGTCTCCCGCACGGCGGACGACTGCCCCTCGAAGCCGCATCCCGCCATGGTGACGGAGTGCTGCGAGCAAGCCGGAGTCGATCCCCGCGACACGATCGTGATCGGAGACGCGATCTATGACATGCAGATGGCGAAGGCCGCCGGCGCCGATGCCCTGGGCGTCGCCTGGGGTTACGCCAGTGTCCCGGAGCTGATGGCATACGGTGCGGATCACATCGTTCGCGTTCCGGCAGACATAATCGAATGGATGGACTACAGCCATGCCTGA
- a CDS encoding replication-associated recombination protein A: MSDLFAPHEPPEMASARPLADRLRPRTLAEVTGQEHLTGPDGVLTRMIASGSLGSMIFWGPPGTGKTTVARLLSGEAGLAFEQISAIFSGVADLKKVFESARARRMSGRQTLLFVDEIHRFNRAQQDSFLPVMEDGTVVLVGATTENPSFELNAALLSRARVLTFKPHDEASLEELLKRAEAAEGKPLPLDDEARASLIRMADGDGRAVLTLAEEVWRAARRDEIFDSAGLQEIVQRRAPVYDKGQDGHYNLISALHKSVRGSDPDAALYYLCRMFDAGEDPLYIGRRLVRMAVEDIGLADPQALAICNAAKDAYDYLGSPEGELALAEACVYLATAPKSNAVYTAYKAAMRAARENGSLLPPKHILNAPTKLMKGEGYGDGYRYDHDEPDAFSGQDYFPEKMGRKTFYDPPERGFEREIRKRLEWWNKLRRDRNS, translated from the coding sequence ATGAGCGATCTCTTCGCCCCCCATGAACCTCCTGAAATGGCCTCGGCAAGGCCGCTGGCCGATCGCCTGCGCCCGCGCACGCTGGCGGAGGTGACCGGCCAGGAGCATCTGACCGGCCCCGACGGCGTGCTCACACGGATGATCGCTTCCGGATCCCTCGGCTCGATGATCTTCTGGGGCCCGCCGGGAACCGGCAAGACAACGGTTGCCCGTCTGCTTTCAGGCGAGGCAGGTCTCGCATTCGAGCAGATTTCGGCGATCTTCTCCGGCGTTGCGGATCTTAAGAAGGTATTCGAATCTGCGCGCGCCCGGCGCATGTCGGGGCGCCAGACGCTGCTTTTCGTCGACGAGATCCATCGGTTCAACCGGGCGCAGCAGGACAGCTTCCTGCCGGTCATGGAGGATGGCACCGTCGTCCTGGTCGGCGCCACCACCGAGAACCCGTCTTTCGAGCTTAACGCCGCGCTTCTCTCGCGGGCGCGCGTCTTGACGTTCAAGCCGCATGACGAGGCCAGCCTCGAGGAACTTCTGAAGCGGGCGGAGGCAGCCGAGGGCAAACCGCTGCCGCTCGATGACGAAGCGCGGGCCAGCCTGATCCGCATGGCGGACGGGGACGGCCGGGCGGTGCTAACGCTCGCGGAAGAGGTATGGCGGGCGGCGCGCCGGGACGAGATATTCGATTCCGCCGGGCTTCAGGAGATCGTCCAGCGCCGCGCGCCGGTATACGACAAGGGCCAGGACGGCCATTACAACCTGATCTCGGCGCTCCATAAATCCGTTCGGGGGTCCGACCCGGACGCGGCGCTCTATTATCTCTGCCGCATGTTCGATGCCGGGGAGGATCCGCTCTATATCGGCAGGCGGCTCGTACGGATGGCGGTCGAGGATATCGGCCTTGCCGATCCGCAGGCACTGGCGATCTGCAATGCCGCCAAGGATGCCTATGATTATCTCGGGTCTCCCGAAGGGGAACTGGCTCTTGCCGAGGCCTGCGTCTATCTTGCAACGGCGCCGAAATCCAACGCGGTCTATACCGCCTACAAGGCGGCGATGCGCGCGGCCAGGGAGAACGGATCTCTGCTGCCGCCGAAGCACATCCTCAACGCTCCGACGAAGCTCATGAAGGGGGAAGGCTACGGCGACGGCTATCGTTACGATCATGACGAGCCCGACGCATTCTCAGGCCAGGATTATTTCCCCGAGAAGATGGGCAGAAAGACCTTCTACGATCCCCCGGAGCGCGGCTTCGAACGTGAGATCCGCAAGCGGCTGGAGTGGTGGAACAAGCTTCGGCGCGACCGGAATTCGTGA
- the fghA gene encoding S-formylglutathione hydrolase produces MKVISQNTAFGGMQGVYAHDSTACKGEMTFAVFVPPQAITEPRPVLWYLSGLTCTHANVMEKGEYRRMASELGLIIVCPDTSPRGADVPDELTNWQMGKGAGFYLDATEKPWDEYYRMYSYITEELPALVGQHFRVDMSRQGIFGHSMGGHGAMTVALKDPERFKSCSAFAPIVAPSSADWSVGAFEKYLGPDKTAWRKYDACALVEDGARFPEFLIDQGKADGFLENGLRPWLFEEAVKGTGIGLTLRMHERYDHSYYFISTFMDDHLRWHAERLG; encoded by the coding sequence ATGAAAGTAATCTCGCAGAACACGGCCTTCGGCGGCATGCAGGGCGTCTACGCTCATGATTCCACGGCCTGCAAAGGCGAAATGACCTTCGCCGTCTTTGTACCGCCGCAGGCGATCACGGAGCCTCGCCCCGTTCTCTGGTATCTCTCCGGCCTCACCTGCACCCACGCCAATGTCATGGAGAAAGGCGAGTACCGGCGCATGGCATCGGAGCTGGGGCTCATCATCGTCTGCCCGGATACGAGCCCAAGAGGGGCGGATGTTCCCGATGAGCTCACCAATTGGCAGATGGGCAAGGGCGCCGGCTTCTATCTCGATGCGACGGAGAAGCCCTGGGACGAGTACTATCGGATGTACAGCTACATCACAGAAGAACTCCCGGCCCTCGTCGGCCAGCATTTCCGCGTGGATATGAGCCGCCAGGGTATCTTCGGCCACTCGATGGGCGGGCATGGCGCAATGACCGTCGCTCTCAAGGACCCCGAGCGTTTCAAGAGTTGCTCCGCTTTCGCGCCGATCGTCGCGCCGTCTTCCGCCGATTGGTCGGTCGGTGCCTTCGAGAAGTATCTCGGTCCCGACAAGACCGCCTGGCGGAAATACGATGCCTGCGCCCTCGTAGAGGACGGGGCCCGCTTCCCGGAATTCCTGATCGACCAGGGCAAGGCGGATGGCTTCCTCGAAAACGGTCTGCGCCCCTGGCTGTTCGAAGAAGCCGTCAAAGGAACGGGCATCGGGCTTACGCTCCGGATGCATGAGCGTTACGACCATTCCTATTATTTCATCTCGACCTTCATGGACGACCATCTCAGGTGGCACGCCGAGAGGCTCGGCTGA
- a CDS encoding ATP12 family chaperone protein — protein sequence MPDIRDELSGALSHDDPVRRAQIQMQKPLPKRFYKQASAAPADDGGYAVLLDGRSVRTPAKRALTVPTEKLAGLLAAEWDAQTEIIDPSAMPLTRIVNTAIDGVALDDRAVFDDIVRFVGSDLLCYRADSPKELVARQNEHWNPIIDWAARTLGARFILVEGVIHQEQPAEAVSAFAESLRGFATPLGLACLHTVTSLTGSALLALALAMGRLSAEQAWAAAHVDEDWQIEQWGTDEEAFRRRENRWREMLAAAVVLDALK from the coding sequence ATGCCTGATATTCGCGACGAACTGAGCGGTGCGCTGAGCCACGACGATCCTGTGCGTCGGGCCCAGATCCAGATGCAGAAACCGCTGCCGAAACGCTTCTACAAGCAGGCGAGCGCCGCACCGGCGGATGACGGCGGATACGCCGTGCTTCTCGACGGACGGTCAGTGCGCACACCGGCCAAACGGGCGCTCACCGTACCTACCGAAAAGCTCGCAGGGCTGCTGGCAGCCGAGTGGGACGCCCAGACCGAAATCATCGATCCCTCGGCAATGCCGCTCACGCGGATCGTCAACACCGCGATCGACGGAGTTGCGCTCGACGATCGTGCGGTCTTCGACGATATCGTCCGTTTTGTCGGCAGCGATCTCCTCTGCTATCGGGCCGACAGCCCGAAAGAACTCGTCGCTCGGCAGAACGAGCACTGGAATCCGATAATCGACTGGGCCGCCCGGACGCTCGGCGCCCGGTTCATTCTCGTGGAAGGCGTGATCCATCAGGAACAACCGGCGGAGGCGGTCTCGGCCTTTGCCGAGAGCCTGCGCGGCTTTGCGACACCGCTCGGCCTCGCCTGCCTCCACACCGTCACCAGCCTGACCGGATCCGCCCTGCTCGCTCTTGCCCTCGCCATGGGCAGGCTCTCCGCCGAACAGGCATGGGCTGCCGCTCATGTCGACGAGGATTGGCAGATCGAACAGTGGGGAACAGACGAAGAGGCATTCAGACGGCGCGAAAACCGCTGGCGGGAAATGCTGGCTGCCGCGGTCGTACTCGACGCGCTGAAGTGA
- a CDS encoding RluA family pseudouridine synthase translates to MAGIEHRQVDSDEAGMRLDRWFKVHFPGLGFGPLQKLLRSGQIRVDGARAKSDTRIQPGQTIRIPPLGVDPKEAKSGPIGGRDLRQSPDGELLSRMVLHEDAKVIVLNKPAGLAVQGGSGVNRHIDKMLEAWTSQKGEKPRLVHRLDRDTSGVLVVARTRGAAQQLTAAFRERDTKKTYWALVRGVPRKREDKISTWLVKEPTPDGDRVRIAKHGENGADHAISYYRIVEQAGQNLAWLEMEPYTGRTHQLRVHAAHIGHPIIGDPKYFEADVNWTFPGGMQNRLHLHARHIDIPHPNGGRLKITAPLPQHMVQSWNLLGFDENAAGEEE, encoded by the coding sequence ATGGCGGGCATAGAACACAGGCAGGTTGACAGCGACGAAGCGGGAATGCGTCTCGACCGCTGGTTCAAAGTCCATTTCCCCGGACTGGGTTTCGGTCCGCTGCAGAAGCTGCTGCGTTCCGGACAGATCCGCGTGGACGGGGCGCGGGCAAAATCCGACACGCGCATACAACCCGGCCAGACGATCCGCATTCCGCCGCTCGGCGTCGATCCCAAGGAAGCGAAATCCGGCCCGATCGGGGGCCGGGACCTGCGTCAATCGCCGGACGGAGAGCTTCTGTCGCGCATGGTGCTGCATGAGGATGCCAAGGTCATCGTGCTCAACAAACCGGCCGGCCTTGCCGTTCAGGGCGGCTCGGGCGTCAACCGGCATATAGACAAAATGCTCGAGGCCTGGACCAGCCAGAAGGGCGAAAAGCCGCGCCTCGTCCATCGTCTCGACCGTGATACCTCGGGAGTACTTGTCGTCGCCCGCACGCGCGGGGCTGCGCAACAGCTGACCGCGGCATTTCGCGAGCGCGACACCAAGAAGACATACTGGGCCCTGGTCAGGGGCGTGCCGCGCAAGCGGGAAGACAAGATTTCCACCTGGCTCGTAAAGGAGCCCACGCCCGATGGCGACCGTGTCCGGATTGCCAAGCACGGCGAGAATGGCGCCGACCACGCCATCTCCTATTACCGGATCGTCGAACAAGCCGGGCAGAACCTCGCCTGGCTGGAAATGGAACCCTATACCGGCCGCACGCACCAGCTGCGCGTCCACGCCGCCCATATCGGCCATCCGATCATCGGCGATCCGAAATACTTCGAAGCGGACGTCAACTGGACCTTCCCCGGCGGCATGCAGAACCGGCTGCACCTTCACGCGCGGCACATAGACATTCCGCATCCGAACGGCGGGCGGCTGAAGATCACCGCTCCCCTGCCCCAGCACATGGTGCAGAGCTGGAATCTGCTCGGCTTCGACGAAAACGCCGCCGGCGAGGAAGAGTGA